From Pseudobdellovibrio exovorus JSS, a single genomic window includes:
- a CDS encoding RrF2 family transcriptional regulator produces the protein MNKMNKKMEYALMSLRIITQKSAGELTTAKEVAEQMHISFETTARVLQALSSRGLLKAEYGVGGGYILARSLSEVSLHDLSEMLEGHTTLTKCLSSDEACEIQSTCNIMSPINNLNKKIQEFYKSVSLDEVLHV, from the coding sequence ATGAACAAAATGAATAAAAAAATGGAATATGCCCTGATGTCCTTGCGGATCATCACGCAGAAATCTGCCGGAGAGTTAACCACCGCAAAAGAGGTGGCCGAGCAGATGCACATTTCGTTCGAAACCACTGCGCGTGTGTTGCAAGCGCTTTCGTCTCGCGGATTATTAAAAGCGGAATATGGTGTGGGTGGTGGATATATTCTGGCGCGCTCTTTATCTGAAGTATCACTGCATGATCTTTCCGAAATGCTAGAGGGACATACGACGTTGACGAAATGCTTAAGCTCAGATGAAGCCTGCGAGATTCAATCGACGTGCAATATTATGTCTCCGATCAACAACTTAAATAAGAAAATTCAAGAGTTCTATAAATCTGTTAGTTTAGATGAGGTCCTACATGTCTGA
- the sufB gene encoding Fe-S cluster assembly protein SufB, producing MSESYEYKYGFSTDIETEAFPKGLSEEIIRLISQKKNEPEWLLEYRLKSYRHWLTLTEPTWAAVKYPPIDFQALTYYAAPKAKSEEAPKSMDELDPELIKTFERLGIPLSEQKRISGVAVDVVFDSVSIATTRYEELDQLGVIFCSISEAVKNHPELVKKYLGSVVPSTDNYYAALNGAVFSDGSFVYIPKGVRCPIDLSTYFRINAKETGQFERTLIVAEESSYVNYLEGCTAPQRDENQLHAAVVELVALDNAEIKYSTVQNWYTGDKEGKGGIYNFVTKRGICKGKKSKISWTQVESGSAITWKYPSVILQGESSEGAFYSVALTHDYMQADTGTKMIHIGKNTKSTIISKGISTGHSSNAYRGQVKIMASAENARNYSQCDSMLVGNRSSAHTFPYIEVKNKTATLEHEATTSRISEDQIFYLKSRGLDNEKAISMLVNGFCKEVFKELPLEFSVEAVKLIEMKLENSVG from the coding sequence ATGTCTGAGTCGTACGAGTACAAATATGGTTTTAGTACGGACATTGAAACTGAGGCTTTTCCGAAAGGCCTTAGTGAAGAGATCATTCGCCTGATCTCGCAAAAGAAAAATGAGCCCGAGTGGTTATTAGAATACCGTCTTAAATCTTACCGCCATTGGCTGACATTGACTGAGCCCACATGGGCTGCGGTGAAGTATCCGCCGATTGATTTCCAAGCTTTGACTTATTATGCGGCTCCGAAAGCTAAAAGCGAAGAAGCTCCAAAGTCTATGGATGAACTTGATCCAGAATTAATTAAGACATTCGAGCGCTTAGGAATTCCGTTATCAGAGCAGAAGCGAATCTCGGGCGTGGCTGTGGATGTGGTATTTGATTCTGTCAGCATTGCAACAACTCGCTATGAAGAGCTGGATCAACTAGGTGTGATCTTCTGCTCTATTTCTGAAGCGGTAAAAAATCATCCAGAACTAGTAAAAAAATACTTAGGCTCGGTTGTGCCCTCAACGGACAATTACTATGCGGCTTTAAACGGAGCTGTTTTTTCTGACGGATCTTTTGTGTACATTCCAAAAGGGGTTCGTTGTCCGATCGACTTATCCACTTATTTCCGTATTAACGCGAAAGAGACAGGCCAGTTTGAAAGAACACTGATCGTGGCAGAAGAAAGCAGCTATGTGAACTATCTTGAAGGTTGTACAGCACCTCAGCGTGATGAAAACCAACTGCATGCAGCGGTCGTCGAGTTAGTGGCTTTAGATAATGCCGAAATTAAATACTCGACAGTTCAGAACTGGTACACGGGTGATAAAGAAGGTAAAGGCGGAATCTACAATTTTGTGACAAAGCGTGGAATCTGCAAAGGCAAGAAATCTAAAATTTCATGGACGCAGGTTGAATCAGGATCGGCGATCACATGGAAATACCCATCAGTGATTTTACAAGGTGAAAGTTCTGAAGGGGCTTTTTACTCGGTTGCATTAACTCACGATTATATGCAGGCAGATACGGGCACGAAGATGATCCATATCGGGAAAAACACGAAAAGCACAATTATCTCGAAAGGGATTTCGACAGGACATTCTTCAAATGCCTATCGTGGCCAAGTGAAGATCATGGCGTCTGCTGAAAATGCACGTAATTACTCGCAATGTGACTCGATGTTAGTGGGGAACAGATCAAGTGCTCACACGTTCCCCTACATCGAAGTGAAAAACAAAACGGCAACACTCGAGCACGAAGCGACCACATCGCGTATCTCGGAAGATCAGATTTTTTATTTAAAATCGCGCGGGTTGGATAATGAAAAGGCGATTTCGATGTTAGTGAATGGATTCTGTAAGGAAGTATTTAAAGAACTTCCACTAGAGTTCTCGGTCGAAGCCGTTAAGTTGATTGAAATGAAATTAGAAAATTCAGTGGGATAG